Sequence from the Bacillota bacterium genome:
TCGGGATAATATTTGGTCCGGGTAATCTAGCTCCCCGTTACTTAAAATGTCCACTTCGATACCTTTCAGAACCTGGAACCCTTTTAATTCCCGATTAAGCCCGTCAATATATTCCCACTGTTCTAGCAGGCGTTCTACGGGCAGTCCCCTAGCAATCTTTAAAGACTGGGAGTGATCCGTAATAGCCAGATAAGAATAACCCTTTTCCTTGGCCTTGTTCACCAGCTCCTCGATGGAATTACCTCCGTCACTCCAATTTGAATGGATATGGAGGTCCCCCCTCATTTTGGCCTCCCTCAGTACTTGGGGCAGGTTGCCTGACTGGGCCTGCTCTATTTCTCCCCTGTCTTCCCTCATTTCCGGAGGTATATATTCCAATCCTAACTTATGATAGAAATCCTCTTCAGATGCTACCGGGACTTGAGTACCGTTATGTTCAAATACGCCTTCCGCTTCCAATTTATATCCTTTGGACAAAGCAATATCTTTTAATTTGGTCCAGTGGCCATTATTTCCTGTGCACCATACCAGGGCAGGGATATAGCAGGAAGAGGGAACTGTTAATATTTCACCGGGGATCCCCCAGGTGGTAATAAAGTTTGCCCGCCGCTCGTCCTGGAAAGATACATTATTAACGAGAGGGTGTCTGTTTAGGGTGGATAATAAATCCTGGGGAGATAAAGTACTAACCAGAATGTCTACGTCCTGCACGGTTTCCCGCCAGCGCCGAACACTTCCGGCCACTGCCACATTATCTACGTCCGGAAGTTCACTCAAATATTGTACAAATTCTGTAGCAATTTCCAAGGCAGTACTTAAAATAAAGCTACCTAAATTATCATTGAGCATTTTAATATTTCTTAGTATTTCCTGCTCGCGCTTGGCCCCCATCCCTGGTAAAGAACGAATACGCCGACTGCGTGCAGCCTTCTCCAATTCTTTTATACTCGTTATCTCCAATTGTTCATAAAAAACTCGTGTTCTTTTGGGCCCCATACCCGGCACTGCCATAACTTGCACAATTCCGGGCGGAATCTCTTCCCGCAGGCGCCGCAGCAAATCACATTCTCCGGTTTCTATGAGTTCACCTATCTTGGCCAGTATGTTTTTACCCACACCAGGTACGTCCTTTAATGTCCCGTTCCGGTACATTTCAGCGGCAGAACTGGGCAGTCCTACCAGGGTTTTAGCCGCTCGCCTGTAGGCCCTTATTTTGAAATAGTCTTCTCCTTTGAACTCTAACAAATCTGATAATTCCTTTAAGGACCATGCAATTTCTATATTACGCACATAAAACGCCCCACTTTATTGTTTCTTCTCTTATCTTCGCACAGCCTGTAAGATCGAAATAAGTACGACTAAGGTTCAGATGGGGTCAAAACCCCACCTGAACCAAGTCTTCTTTATATGTCTCCAAAACCTACCGCCTCTAACCAATAAAAAGCGCGATAAAAAACCCACGAAGATTGCTTCATGGGTGTCACCCTTGGTTCTTCTTCTTTTTACCTTTCTTTTTACCGGTATCCTTCGCAGGCTGTTCGGTTTTTATTTCCTCGGCGGGTGTAGCATCACCCTTAGGCATAGTGTTGGTTTCCGTCTTATTTTCCGCCTCCTGCTGATCTAACACTTTCAGCAATTCGTCCGCTATGTTGATGGCGGATAAGACCGCCGCTTTATGTAATGTTAACCGCGGGTTACGCTGAACAACCTTACGCATGGTTTGATCTACGTACCGTGCAAGCCGCGTCATATATTCGGGAGCAGCTTCCCCTTTTATTTTGTAATGCTCACCGAAAATTTCCACATCTACTTTATTACGCGCGGCCAATGAAAAGCCCTCCCATTCGTTGCCTTATGATCCATTTATTTCGAGTTAATTTGCCATATTCCTCCCCGTTGAAAAAAAATGTGAAAAAAAGGGGGGTAAAATCCCCCTTTAACTTCTTAATTCCGCATTTACATCTTTAGCCAGGCGGGAAGTTATTGCACTAACACAGGCATCTATTTCTTTGTCGGTGAGAGTGCGGTCCTGGGCCTGGAATTGCAAGGAAAAGGCCTGGCTCTTAAAGCCTTCTTGTACTTGTTTGCCCTGGTATACATCGAATAATTCTACTTCTTTAAGCAGCTCCCCGCCGGCCTTTTTAATTACGCGCAAGACATCCCTGACGGCAACCTCCTGGGGAACGACCAGCGCTAGATCGCGTTCAACACCGGGGAATTTAGGCAGTTTATGGTACCGGCCAAAATTAGCTGCATATTGCAGAAGGGTTTCCAGGTCCAGCTCCAGCGCCGCCACCCTATCCGGCAGCTCATAGTTTTCCAGTACCTGCGGGTGTATTTCTCCCAAAAATCCAATATCATTCCCCTTCACGTAAACCCTGGCGGTACGGCCGGGATGATAACCGGGCTCTGCGCTTAACGGCTCGAAACTATAACTACTAATGTTCAGCGAGCGGAAGAGTGCCTCCAGCACCCCCTTGAGGTGATAAAAATCCATGGTGTGGCTTGGGGTGCTCCATGCTTTACGAGTATTCCCCATCACGGCGGCAGCAATCTTCTCCCCTTCCGCTGGAAGTTCTTCTCCGGCCCTGGGATAAAAAACAGTACCTATGCCAAATACGGCACCATTGCTGTTTCGCCTGCTGTAATTCCGCTGCAGTACATCTAATATGCCGGGTAGCATCAAAGTACGCATAACAGCCTGCTCTTCGCTTAATGGGTTTTGGAGCGCCACCGTATTTCTGATGGGACTGTCAGCAGGGACACCTAGGCGGTCAAATTCGGCACGGGAGTGGAAGCTATAAGTAATAACTTCATACAGTCCGCATCCGGTCAATATCTGCCTTACCTTTTGTATCAGCGACTGTCTTTTCGTCCTGGCTCCCCTGGTAGATTCCCCCTGGGGTAAAGTTTGAGGTACTTTATCATACCCGTACATCCTGGCTATCTCTTCGATTAAGTCTGCTTCCAGGGAAATATCGGGCCTGAAGGTAGGGACAGTAACCAGAACTTCTCCCTCTGTACCTTCCTGAACGGAAAACTGTAGCCGAGAAAGTATATCGCTGCAGACCCCGGCAGAGATATCAGTTCCCAATACATGATTTACCCTGTCCGGGCGTACCGACAGAGTTTTATTGCCTACCGGATGGGGATAATTATCAACATCACCTTCAGCTACATCACAGGCACCCATTGCTTGCAATAACTGGGCAGCCCGCTCTGCGGCGCGCAAACAGCCATTGATGTCTACACCTTTTTCAAATCTCAAAGAAGACTCGGAGCGCAGTGCCAGGGCATTGGCGGTACGCCGGACGCTGACCGGATCAAAACTCGCGGACTCCAATAAAACTGCAGCTGTCTCCTCCGTGACCTCGGATTCAAGCCCGCCCATTACACCGGCTATGGCTACGGGCCCAGCTGGGTCGGTAATCACCAACATTTCACCGGACAAGGTTCTTTCTGCCCCGTCCAGGGTAACTATTTTTTCATCTTGCCGGGCACGGCGTACAATAATGTGCCCTTCTTTTAGTTTATGATAATCGAATGCATGCAACGGTTGCCCCAGTTCCATTAAAATATAGTTGGTAACGTCCACAACATTATTAATAGGACGAATACCTACTGCTCTTAGGCGTTCCTGCATCCAATCAGGAGAAGGAAATACTTTCACACCGGTCAACAGCTTTGCTATGTACCTGCGGCATAGATGTGGCTCTTCAATATCAACTTTTACTTTGCCGGCTACAGATTCTGACTGCGACTTCAGATCCGGGGCGGGCATTTTAAGCTGCCGGTTATAAATTGCCGCCACCTCTCTGGCTACACCTACCATGCTTAAACAATCTCCCCGGTTAGGGGTAAGCTCCAGCTCGAGTATAACGTCATCCAAACCGGTTAAAGGCTTTGCATCCAGTCCTAACGGAGTATCGGGTGAAAGAATCATTATGCCGTGGGCCTGTTCTTCCGGCATGCTTTCCGGATCCAAGCCTAACTCTCCGCCGGAACAGAGCATGCCCCGTGATTCTATGCCGCGCAGCTTGGTCTTTTTAATTTTAAGGCCGCCGGCCAGGCGCGCACCCTCCACCGCTACAGGCACTACATCATTTTCGTTAATATTGGTGGCGCCGGTAACAATCTGTAAATTCTCACCGCCACCTACGTCAACGGTGCAAATCACAAGCTTATCTGCATTGGGATGGGCATCTATTTTAATTATTTTTCCTGTAAAAACCTTATCCACCTGTGCACCAAGGTCTTCGTAACCTTCCACCGCCAGACCGACAGCGGTAAGCTTATCAGCCAATTCGGAGGGTGATACAGGAATCTCAACATATTCTTGTAGCCATTTATAAGATACTCGCACGAATTCTAATCCTCCTTTGTACCTATATTTGGGCTAAAAATCTTAAATCGTTATCGAAAAGAAGGCGCATATCGTCGATGCCGTATTTAAGCATGGCAATTCGCTCCACCCCCATACCAAAGGCAAAGCCGGTGAATTTTTCCGCGTCATACCCGGAAACTTCCAGTACCCTGGGATTAACCATACCGCACCCCAGTATTTCCAGCCAGCCGGTACGGGAACAAACCCGGCATCCTTTACCACCACATATTACACAAGATATATCCATTTCCGCACTGGGTTCAGTGAACGGAAAGTAGCTGGGTCTGAACCGCGTACGTGTCTCTGCACCGAACATTTCTTCAGCAAAGATTTGCAAAACACCCTTTAAATCGGCAAAGGTTATGCGTGTGTCCACCGCAAGCCCTTCCACCTGGTGAAACATGGGGGAGTGCGTAGCGTCATCATCACGCCGGTAAACTCTCCCGGGGGCAATTATTTTTAACGGCACCTGGGGAGCGTTTTTTTCCATGGTCCTTATTTGAATGGGTGAGGTATGTGTGCGCAATAATTCTTCCGGTCCCGTGAAAAATGTATCCTGCATATCCCTGGCCGGATGGTCCTTGGGTATATTCAGGGCTTCAAAATTATAAAAATCGGTCTCAATCTCCGGCCCTTCCATAATGCTGAATCCCAGTCCCAGAAAGATATCTTCTATTTCTTGCTGCACCCGGGTCAGCGGGTGAGTTTTACCTAAAGAAAAAGGCGTGCCCGGCAGGGTAACATCTATTTTTTCCCCGGCCAGCTGTGCCTCCAGCTCCTTATTTTTTACTTCAGACATGCTGTGGTTTAAATATTCTTCCAGCTCAGCTCGGACACTGTTGGCCAATTGTCCTATGCGAGGACGTTCGTCTGCAGACAAAGCCCCCATACCACGTAGAACTTTAGTCAATTCTCCTTTTTTACCAAGAAACTTTACTCTGATTTCATTTAATTGATCCATGCTGGTAGCTCTATCCAACAATTGTTTTGCTTCTTGGGCGATTGCTCTTAGTTTTTCCTCCACTATTGAACCTCCTTCTGTAAAACTTATCACTATTATGGTATTATTGCCCAAAATAAGAAAAACCGCCCCCTGAACAGGGACGGATTATTTCCGCGGTACCACCCTGGTTTTTACGCTAACACGCGCAAACCCCTTTATGGTTCCCGGTAACGGCGGGATGTCCGGCTACACCTACTGATAAATACTACGTTCAGCTGCAGTTCCGGGGTGAACTTCGACACACCAATCCCTGGAAAGGCTTTCAGTCTACGACCTTTCCTCCCTGCAAGTTACAGTGGACATACTCTCCCCTTCATAACTGTTAAACTCTATGTAATTAACCCATTATCTACGTACTAATGAACAGCTAACCTTTTATATAACATATAGGCACGAATAGACCCGGTAGCTTCAAACAGCCTCCAAAAAAATTCCGCGGTTAACAATGTAAAAGCACAACCTTTCCGTGAATTTTTTGGGACTTTCTGAATCAATTATACCATATGGTCACTTTCAAAACAAGAAAGTTAACTGAAAATAAGGGTTAGTTCTTGCAAATATCTTGCCAATAAAGAAGACTTGGTTCAGGCGGGGTCTTACAGGCTGTGCGAAGATCAATTATGCCTCTGCCTGATAACTTCGTAAAGTAGGATCCCTGCTGCCACGGCTACATTCAAAGACTCCACTCCTTGTGACATGGGGATGTTTACCCTGTACCCGGGCCTAGCCATTATGTCCGACTGAACTCCGTGCGCCTCGCTCCCGATAACAATTGCCACCGGGACTGTTAAGTTTACTTCAAACACCGCTTTAGAGGCCCTGGGCTCTCCAATAACGAATTTGAGGCCCGCTTTTTCCAATTGCGCCAAAACTTCAAAACGCTCTGCTGCATTTACAATAGGTATTTGAAAGATATTTCCCATTAAGGAACGTAGTGTTTTTGGATTATAGAGGTCCACCGTGCCGGGCATTAGTATTATGCCACAGGCCCCGGCCCCGGCGGAAGCCCTAATTATTGTGCCCAAATTTCCCGGGTCCTGAATACTATCCACCACTACTAAAAGGGAAGGGGACAGTCCAAGCAAGTCATATAAAGATACTTCCTGCCGTCTAACAACGGCCAGTACACCCTGGGGAGTTTCTGTATTACTAAGTTCAGACATTACATTTTCGTTTACTTCCAGTGTCTTTATACCGGTCTTGGCAGCATTCTCCAGTAATTGACTGCCCCTGGCTTTTACCCCGGCGGACGCCGAAAATATGACTACTTCGACCGCTCCGCCCGCCTTTAAGCCCTCTTCAACTGCGCGGACACCTTCTAAAACAAATTTACCTTCTCGGTCCCTAAAACGGCGGCGAGAAAGTTTTTTGACGTACTTTACCCACTTATTGCTGTTGCTTGAAACCAGCACCACTTAATTGCATCCTCCCCCAAAAACTAAAAAGCATGGTTCTCACCATGCTTATTGTACCACTATTAGCAGTTATTAAACTTTAAGCTTCTACTTTGGACTTAGCTACTTCCACCAATTGGCTGAAAGCCTTTTCATCATTTACTGCCATATCTGCAAGCATTTTGCGGTTAATGTCCACACCTGCCTGCTTCAGGCCGTTGATAAACCGGTTATAGGAAAGACCGTTATTCCTGGCAGCAGCATTAATACGTGCAATCCACAGCTTGCGAAAATCACGCTTGCGCTGCCGGCGATCCCTGTAAGCAAAAGCCAGTGCCCTCATTACTGCTTGATTCGCTACTCTAAATAATTTACTTCTGGCGCCGCGATACCCCTTGGCCAGCTTTAATACCTTCTTATGCCTTTTACGGGATATTACTCCGCTCTTTGCCCTTGGCATGATGCATTCCTCCTTTACGGCACTTGTACTACATTAATAAGGCAAAAGGCGTAAAACTCTGCGTTGATCTGTTGGATGTAAAGTCACAGAACTGCGCAACTTGCGCTTACGCTTGGGACTCTTTTTACCTAAAATATGGCTATGATAGGCATGAGAAGCCTTAAATTTACCCTTAGCTGTTCGCTTGAAACGCTTAGCAGCTCCACGATGGGTTTTAATCTTAGGCACTGTGCTCTCCCCTTTCGCTTTTATTCTTCTTTATTTGCAAGATTAGGTGCAAGAATCATAAACATATTTTTTCCTTCCAGCTTAGGCCTCTTCTCCACTGTGGCCAAATCACCTATTTCTTCAGCCACTTTGGTCAAAAGAGTCTGGCCGTTCTTGGGGTGTACAATCTCCCGCCCCCGAAACATTATCGTTACCTTTACTTTATCACCGGCCTTTAAAAATCGAACAGCATTTTTAGTTTTTACATTAAAGTCATGATCTTCGATATTAGGCCTTAGTTTTACTTCTTTAACGGTAATGATACGCTGTTTTTTCTTG
This genomic interval carries:
- a CDS encoding phenylalanine--tRNA ligase subunit beta; translation: MRVSYKWLQEYVEIPVSPSELADKLTAVGLAVEGYEDLGAQVDKVFTGKIIKIDAHPNADKLVICTVDVGGGENLQIVTGATNINENDVVPVAVEGARLAGGLKIKKTKLRGIESRGMLCSGGELGLDPESMPEEQAHGIMILSPDTPLGLDAKPLTGLDDVILELELTPNRGDCLSMVGVAREVAAIYNRQLKMPAPDLKSQSESVAGKVKVDIEEPHLCRRYIAKLLTGVKVFPSPDWMQERLRAVGIRPINNVVDVTNYILMELGQPLHAFDYHKLKEGHIIVRRARQDEKIVTLDGAERTLSGEMLVITDPAGPVAIAGVMGGLESEVTEETAAVLLESASFDPVSVRRTANALALRSESSLRFEKGVDINGCLRAAERAAQLLQAMGACDVAEGDVDNYPHPVGNKTLSVRPDRVNHVLGTDISAGVCSDILSRLQFSVQEGTEGEVLVTVPTFRPDISLEADLIEEIARMYGYDKVPQTLPQGESTRGARTKRQSLIQKVRQILTGCGLYEVITYSFHSRAEFDRLGVPADSPIRNTVALQNPLSEEQAVMRTLMLPGILDVLQRNYSRRNSNGAVFGIGTVFYPRAGEELPAEGEKIAAAVMGNTRKAWSTPSHTMDFYHLKGVLEALFRSLNISSYSFEPLSAEPGYHPGRTARVYVKGNDIGFLGEIHPQVLENYELPDRVAALELDLETLLQYAANFGRYHKLPKFPGVERDLALVVPQEVAVRDVLRVIKKAGGELLKEVELFDVYQGKQVQEGFKSQAFSLQFQAQDRTLTDKEIDACVSAITSRLAKDVNAELRS
- the rpmI gene encoding 50S ribosomal protein L35, which gives rise to MPKIKTHRGAAKRFKRTAKGKFKASHAYHSHILGKKSPKRKRKLRSSVTLHPTDQRRVLRLLPY
- a CDS encoding RNA methyltransferase; the protein is MVLVSSNSNKWVKYVKKLSRRRFRDREGKFVLEGVRAVEEGLKAGGAVEVVIFSASAGVKARGSQLLENAAKTGIKTLEVNENVMSELSNTETPQGVLAVVRRQEVSLYDLLGLSPSLLVVVDSIQDPGNLGTIIRASAGAGACGIILMPGTVDLYNPKTLRSLMGNIFQIPIVNAAERFEVLAQLEKAGLKFVIGEPRASKAVFEVNLTVPVAIVIGSEAHGVQSDIMARPGYRVNIPMSQGVESLNVAVAAGILLYEVIRQRHN
- the rplT gene encoding 50S ribosomal protein L20: MPRAKSGVISRKRHKKVLKLAKGYRGARSKLFRVANQAVMRALAFAYRDRRQRKRDFRKLWIARINAAARNNGLSYNRFINGLKQAGVDINRKMLADMAVNDEKAFSQLVEVAKSKVEA
- the polX gene encoding DNA polymerase/3'-5' exonuclease PolX is translated as MRNIEIAWSLKELSDLLEFKGEDYFKIRAYRRAAKTLVGLPSSAAEMYRNGTLKDVPGVGKNILAKIGELIETGECDLLRRLREEIPPGIVQVMAVPGMGPKRTRVFYEQLEITSIKELEKAARSRRIRSLPGMGAKREQEILRNIKMLNDNLGSFILSTALEIATEFVQYLSELPDVDNVAVAGSVRRWRETVQDVDILVSTLSPQDLLSTLNRHPLVNNVSFQDERRANFITTWGIPGEILTVPSSCYIPALVWCTGNNGHWTKLKDIALSKGYKLEAEGVFEHNGTQVPVASEEDFYHKLGLEYIPPEMREDRGEIEQAQSGNLPQVLREAKMRGDLHIHSNWSDGGNSIEELVNKAKEKGYSYLAITDHSQSLKIARGLPVERLLEQWEYIDGLNRELKGFQVLKGIEVDILSNGELDYPDQILSRADVVVASVHSGFKQEREKITGRIVAAIENPHVDIIGHLTGRLIGHRSGYDVDVEKVIKKAAENNTALEINSSPDRLDLDEFNARLAAEYGVMLAINTDAHDLRRMDEMIYGIAVSRRAWLGADNILNTKELPELLSYLR
- a CDS encoding cell division protein ZapA; protein product: MAARNKVDVEIFGEHYKIKGEAAPEYMTRLARYVDQTMRKVVQRNPRLTLHKAAVLSAINIADELLKVLDQQEAENKTETNTMPKGDATPAEEIKTEQPAKDTGKKKGKKKKNQG
- the pheS gene encoding phenylalanine--tRNA ligase subunit alpha produces the protein MEEKLRAIAQEAKQLLDRATSMDQLNEIRVKFLGKKGELTKVLRGMGALSADERPRIGQLANSVRAELEEYLNHSMSEVKNKELEAQLAGEKIDVTLPGTPFSLGKTHPLTRVQQEIEDIFLGLGFSIMEGPEIETDFYNFEALNIPKDHPARDMQDTFFTGPEELLRTHTSPIQIRTMEKNAPQVPLKIIAPGRVYRRDDDATHSPMFHQVEGLAVDTRITFADLKGVLQIFAEEMFGAETRTRFRPSYFPFTEPSAEMDISCVICGGKGCRVCSRTGWLEILGCGMVNPRVLEVSGYDAEKFTGFAFGMGVERIAMLKYGIDDMRLLFDNDLRFLAQI
- a CDS encoding translation initiation factor IF-3; protein product: MSREHRVNHGVRSKEVRVVDAEGNQLGILPTREALRLAEERQQDLVEVAPQAKPPVCRIMDYGKYKYEQSKREKEAKKKQRIITVKEVKLRPNIEDHDFNVKTKNAVRFLKAGDKVKVTIMFRGREIVHPKNGQTLLTKVAEEIGDLATVEKRPKLEGKNMFMILAPNLANKEE
- a CDS encoding YqzL family protein, with protein sequence MLTAEFFWRLFEATGSIRAYMLYKRLAVH